The proteins below come from a single Ictidomys tridecemlineatus isolate mIctTri1 chromosome 8, mIctTri1.hap1, whole genome shotgun sequence genomic window:
- the LOC144366135 gene encoding thiosulfate sulfurtransferase/rhodanese-like domain-containing protein 3 isoform X2: MSGKDGINEDLKSIKENCHNFCTATSKAVTYKELKNLLNSKNIMLIDVRETWEILEYGKIPGSVNIPLNEVSEALQMNPRDFKEKYHEVKPSKSDSLVFSCLAGRRSKKALDTAISLGFHRAQHYAGGWKEWETYEFSENKKGN; the protein is encoded by the exons atttgaaGTCAATAAAGGAAAACTGCCACAATTTTTGTACTGCTACTTCTAAGGCTGTCActtataaggaactcaaaaacctGTTGAATtccaaaaacattatgctaattgATGTCAGAGAGACATGGGAAATTCTTGAATATGGAAAAATCCCAGGATCTGTCAATATACCAT TGAATGAGGTAAGTGAAGCTCTACAGATGAACCCAAGAGACTTCAAAGAGAAGTACCATGAAGTAAAGCCATCCAAATCCGACAGTCTAGTGTTTTCTTGTTTAGCCGGAAGGAGAAGCAAAAAGGCTCTGGACACAGCAATATCTCTGGGCTTTCACAG GGCTCAACACTATGCTGGAGGATGGAAGGAATGGGAAACCTAtgaattttcagaaaacaaaaaaggaaattga